From Neisseria cinerea:
CAACCTGTTCCAAAAACCCTTTAAAGATGCAATGCATCAGTTAAGACGGCTGCAATAAGAAAACGGGATGCAACAAATCCGCATCCCGTTCCGTTTTACATCCAAGCCCCTGCAACGGCTTGGGCCTCTTTCAGACGGTCTACCGTACCGACATCCAGCCACAAACCCGTATGCTTCTGACCGCTCACCCGGTTTTGCCGCATTTCGCCACGCAATACGGGCGCGAGTTTCGCCACACTGCCCGCTTCGATTCCATCAAACATTTCAGGACGGTAAATACCCACGCCGCTGAATGTCAATCCGTTGCCGCCGGATACTTCCGACTGTACGCTTCCGTCCGGCAGCAGCAAAAAATCACCGTCAGGATGGTGCGGGGGATTTTCCACCAGCCACAAATGTGCGGAAATATGCTCGGGCAGGAGCGATGCCGTCTGAAAAGCGGCGGTAAAATCGATGTCGGTCAGCACGTCGCCGTTGACCACCAAAAACGGTTGCCCACCCAACAGTGGCAATGCCCGTGCGATACCGCCTGCCGTTTCCAAACCGCCTGCGGGTTCGGGCGAATAGGCGATGTTCACGCCATAAGCCGAGCCGTCGCCCAAAGCATCTTCTATCTGCCGTCCCAACCACGCATGGTTGATGACTACTTCTGTAAACCCTGCCTGCTTCAGACGGCATAGGTGCCAACCGATTAGAGGCTTACCCACCACATCAAGCAGCGGCTTCGGAGTGGTATCGGTCAAAGGGCGCATACGCTCGCCGCGTCCTGCCGCCAGTATCATCACTTTCATATATATCTGTCCGAATATCAGTCTAAAGATCTAAACTGCCGTCTGAAATAAAGCAGCGCCGGACGTTTGCCCACGCAATTTTTAATTGCGTCGAGCCTGACGTAAAACACAAAATGTGTGCCGATTTCATGTTGGCCGACAATATGCCCGTGCAGGTGCGCCAACGCCCCTTCTATTTCGGGTTGTCCGGTTTTACCGTAATGCCAGATATGATAGGCAAAACGTTCTTCGGGCGAAAGATTGGTTAATCCGGCAAAATGTTCGGCCACATCCTGATGTTCGTCTGCCAACGTATTGATGCACAGGCTGCCGTTTTCCGACAGTATCGGGATGATACGGGCTTTACGGTTGATACACAGCATCACGGTCGGAGGCTCGTCCGTAACCGGTGTAACCGCAGTCATCGTGATGCCGTAACGTCCTGCCGATCCCTCTGTCGTAATGACATGAACACCTGCCGCGCAAGATGCCATCGCATCACGGAATGAGGTTTGAAATTCTTTCTGCAAATCCGTCATATTACCCCTTTATCTGTTTCCATATGCAAGACTGCTGCACATAAGGTCTCCCTCATGTGCAGCAGCTCTGATTCGTAAACAAGACCGTCTGTCGGACGTTTCCGCGCATTGTGCGTTTTACGAATTCAACAAATCATCGATTTGTGCAAGTTCCGTCAGCAAATCCTTAAGCAGCATCATTTTCTCTCGGGACAACACTTCCTCGATGGCATCATAGCGTTCATCCACTTCTTCGCCGATTTCTTGATACAGGCTTTCACCTTCGGAAGTCAGCTTCAAAAAAACACGGCGTTGGTCGTTAGAAGGTTTCAGGCGGACAACCAAACCTGCTTTTTCAAGACGGGTCAGGATGCCGGTCAGACTAGGGCGCAGAATGCACGCCTGATTGGCCAAATCCTGAAAATCCAATGTACCGTTTTCCGCCAAAAGACGGATAATCCGCCATTGCTGATCGGTGATATTCGCCTGGTTCAGAATGGGTCTGAACTGTGTCATCAAGGCTTCCCTTGCCTGTATCAGACCGATATTGATAGACGCATGTTTTGATTGGGTAGGCATTATTAAAGTCTCCGAGTTATCGCAAATCAAACTTTCAAACCGTCTGTGAAGCCCTCAGGTATCATTCCGATACAACCGTTATATAACAAAACGAACATATAGAAACAATACTCTATAAACCGTATCAGGCATTTGGGTATAAAAGGCTTTAATTCCGATAATCCTATCTAAAAATATTTTAATAGTTATATCTTAGTCTATTTTCCCTACAATCTCAACAAAGTATTACATTTACTGTCGAAAGAACTTTCTTCCAAAAAAAACAAACGCCGGCGTATCCGCCGTACAAGGCGTACACCGTTTGACTCCGTATATGACTAAAAGTTTAACGGGAACACAACTAACTTAAAACATCCGCCTGAAAAATTCGTGCGCGCAAGCCCCAATAACTGCTGATTCCCGTCGTATAGTGAACTATTTTCCCATTTTTGACCAAAATGACAGTCGGCGTTGCCTTAATCTGCCAAGACCTTGCCAAACCGCCGTCCTCATCATTAACGCTCGGAAAATCCAATCCGCGTTTTTTCATATACGCAGAAACTTCGTCCGAACTGCCGGAACGTATCGCCACCCCGACAACCGGCACACCGTCGGCCGCCAAATCATCGATTATCGGAGACTGATAACGGCACACGCCGCACCAGCTCCCCCAAAAATACACCAGCACCGTCCTATCCCGGCTAAACTGTCCCAAAGTCAGCTGACGCCCCGACAGCAAAGTCAAAGGCCGCTCCGCCGCCCCGGCAGGTTCGTCAGGCTTACGCATCCAATCCAGACACAGCGACACTAATAAAAACACCAATGCCGTCTGAACGGCAAATTTTATGCCCGAAAGCAGTTTTTTCTTCATACAACCTTCCAAACAGTACGGAAACGCTGTTGCCGGCGATTAACAGGCAAACAAAAAGCCAAGTCTTAAAACTTGGCTTTTGGCTATCTGGTGGGTCGTGAGCGATTCGAACGCTCGACCAACGGATTAAAAGTCCGCTGCTCTACCGACTGAGCTAACGACCCGATAAGTCGTGCATTATACAACTCCTCTCTCCACCGTCAAGCAATTTTTACAGACTTAATTACAGACTGCTGTTTGCACGAGATATTTTGGCAACGGATTTTCACAATCCGGCCCATATCGTGTAAAAGTTCGCACAAGAAAAAAGCAAACTGCCCAAAATCATGTACACTTTCCGTCTATCTTCCTCTCACCCAACTTGCGAACAGAGGCACACATCATGAATATACAAAACATCCGCACCCTCCTTGAAACTGTCAGTATTCCGAATACGGCACGCACACTCGGCAGCGAAAAGGCCGTCCGCTCGGTCGAACAGCGTTCAGACGGCATCCATATCGCCCTGCATTTCGGTTTCCCTGTCGCGCACATTGCCTCAGAAACAGCCGACCGCATACAGGAAATCCTGATGCCGCTGACAGGCGACACACACATCCATCTGTCCATGGACACGGAAATCGGCACACACAAAGTCCAGCCCGGCGTTACCACTATCAAAGGTGTGAAAAACATCATTGCCGTCGCATCGGGAAAAGGCGGCGTGGGCAAATCAACAACCACCGCCAACCTTGCCACCGCGATGGCGCGCATGGGCGCACGCGTCGGCGTGCTCGATGCCGACCTTTACGGCCCGAGCCAACCGATCATGTTGGGTGTGGACGACCGCAAACCCGACCAAAAAAACCAAAAACTGATTCCTGTCGAATCTTCAAACGGCATACAAGTCATGTCCATCGGCTTTCTGGTTGACACCGACCAAGCCGTCGTCTGGCGCGGCCCGATGGTCAGCCAGGCATTGCAGCAACTGATGTTCCAAAGCGAGTGGGACGAAGTGGACTATCTTTTCATCGACCTGCCCCCGGGTACGGGCGACATCCAACTCACGCTGTCCCAACGCATCCCCGTAACAGGGTCCGTCATCGTTACGACGCCGCAGGACATCGCGCTGATAGACGCGCACAAGGCTGTGGATATGTTCCGCAAGGTCAACATTCCGATTTTGGGCGTATTGGAAAACATGTCCGTCCATATCTGCTCCAACTGCGGGCACAGCGAAGCACTGTTCGGCACGGACGGCGGCAAAGATTTGGCCGCACGCCTCAATGTCCCGCTACTCGGACAGCTTCCCTTAAGTTTGCCCGTACGCGAAGCGATGGACGGAGGGGCGGCGGCACAACTGTTCGACGAACACCCTGCCATCGCCCAAATCTACACCGATGCAGCATTCCAAATCGCCCTGAGCATTGCCGACAAAGGCAAAGATTTCAGCAGCCGGTTCCCAAAAATCGTAGTCGAGTGATGCCAACCGAAAAGGCAGCCCCGAAGGACTGCCTTTTTTCTTTTAAAGCCGGCTTTTTATAGTGGATTAAATTTAAATCAGGACAAGGCGACGAAGCCGCAGACAGTACAAATAGTACGGCAAGGCGAGGCAACGCTGTACTGGTTTAAATTTAATCCACTATATTTTGACGCCAAATCACAACAAGCAGCACGCCCGGCATCATTCCCGCGCAAATAGTATATTGATTCCATAAGAAATGCCGTCTGAAACCGATTGGGCTTCAGACGGCATTTTATCCGACAACGGCATCAGAAGAATATCTCGCGCCAGCTGATACGTTTCATTCCGCAAAGCGGGCCGACCACGTCAAGGTTGCTCATATTGTTCATCAACAACGTGCGTTTTCCTTTAGAGGTAAAACATTTGTTGTTCGGCACAGTGTCGGGCGGACCGTCGTCATTACCGCTGCCGCCAGTATCACCGTCGGGAGAAGTCGGGGGATCGCCGATTTTTTTCCCGTCAAGATAAGTCGGAACAAGCGGGCCGGGGAAGGTATAACCGTTCGGACACATGATTTTGCCATTGATGTTCTTACAATTGGAAGTATTGTTTCCTCCGTTATTGATTGCAGGCGGAATCAGGCGGGTTTTTCTAGGAGTCAAACCGCCACCATCCTCGGCATTAACGGCAAGAATCGTCGTTTCGGTTGAAGTATTGCTGTTTTGCGTATCCGGAATACAGAGGTCGCCCGTGGCACTTGCCCCCGTCATCACGGTTTTTTTGGTGTAGTTGCGGATGGTAACGACCGCCGTACGCAAAATCATGTTCGGCTTAAGGGTAACACGTTCGCCAGGTGCCAAATCGATTTTCCAACCTTTTTTGGTTTTCTCGTCGATTTCATTATTCGACAGGAAAATCAAATCGTTGTTTTTGCTCACGTTCTGCTTGACCAACTCGTTGCCGCGCGCGTTCGGAGCCGTTTTAGGCCCGCCGTTTTTTGAGTCCCACGACACATCGTCAAAAATACCATATACCGATTGAGTAGCCTGGCTCACGGTATCTGCGGCAGTCAAATCGCTGCCCGTACCGAAAATAACGACATATTTGTTGGATTCGCGGCGCGAAACAGCAGGAGCCGCCGTAATCGGCTGACTCGGATTACCGCGATAAACAATGCTGTAATTCCATTTTGACGGATCAGAGTCGACAACATTGAAACGGTACATATTACCGCCCCTGTCGCCTGCATAAACCACATCGACAACTCCGTCGAAATCAGTATCCACCAGGGTTGGCGAGGACAAACCGCCCATACCGGTCGGAACATCGATTCTGCGGATCAGCGTCTTACCGAACATATCGTAAACATACAAAGCCGTTTTATTGGCATTGCTTTGTACGGCATCGGTATGGTAGCCGCCTGCAAGAAAACCCGAATAACCAGACTTATTGTTGTATGTCCGCCCCATTTGCGGCATACCGACGGTATAACCCATATCTTTGTCGACAGCATCAAACAAGGGAACGGTAACATTCCAGGCATCTTGGCTGCCGTTGACCGCGCCGATATCCAAAGCATACGCACCACGTCCGCCCTGACCCATCGCACCAAACATAAACACGCGTTTTTGTCCGTCCACATCCGCCTGACGCACGACAAAGCCGCCGTTTACGCCGTAAGTATGCGCCGGATGGTTGCCATAGCCGCTGTGTGCAAAATCTTTCAGGGTTTTGGCCAAATCTGAGGCATTACCCGTCTCATCCTCGCGCGGTATGTTTGCAGGAATATAGCTCAGCTTCAAGTCGTAAGGTGCTTTACTTCCGCGTTTGAAAATATGCACCATGCCGTCGTTTGCCGCCGTTACCATAAACTCACGGTGGTTACCGGCATCCGTATTCCCGACGGCAACGACCTGGCTGTCGAGTATATCGCCCAAATGACGTTCCGCATCCGGACGCACGCGGTATTTTTGGCTGTATTTGTCTGCACCGCCGACCTTGGTTTGAGACAAGGTTTCCAAAGCCTTGTCGTTGCCGCTTCTGTCTGTCCACGGCAGCAACAGCTCTTTCCATTCGTCGGCATTACCCGATTTTGCAGGGATGCCGAAAGTATGGTTGCCGATACCGGAAACACCGTCCATCTTATCCGTAAAATAAACATTGTTTCCCAGCTTAATCAACGTTTTACGGTTGTCAAACGAAGGTTCGACATAACGCGCCTTATCAGGATAGCCCGAAGCATCCAAACGGTAGAAGCGCAAACGGCTACTCCACGTTGTCGGATTCAGGAATACGGCGGCCGCCAAATCGGGGATACTGTTGCCGGTTGCGGCAGGGGCTGTCGCAGAAAAAGCCCCACCCGTCGTATTTTTCGTATCCGACTGAATCTTGCCGAGAATCTCATCCAATATCTTGGTCAGGTTTTTATAGTCCGTAACCGGATAATACATATTGTCGCGGCTCGCGCCGTTCCGCAGATATTCCTTACGTACCGTACCTTCGTCCGCATTGAAATTGACTGTATAAGTTTGGACGGTCTGCTTGCCGAAGTCTACGCCGGCAGGATCGGAAGAAGCATCGCTATCCCAGCTTACACCTGCCGCATCCCTGCCGTCTGAAGCGGATTTGATGTCTTTTTCCGCCAAGGCGCGGCTGAACATACCCATACCGTTATCGCCGTCAAGGACGGTATCGACCGAACCCGCAGTACACTGCCCCGCACCGGGCAGATGCTTCATACCGGGTCTTGTTGTTCCGTTTGCATCAGCTTGGTTTTGATCAAAGCCATGCTCGCTGAAATACTCTCCGAAATAATTAGAAAATTTTTCCTTCTCCGATTTGCCCGCACTGGGTTTTCCTGGATTGAAATAGTAATAATCCGATACCCAGTCATAATTGTAATAATTATTCCGCCACGAATCAGACTGTTTCAAGACGGCGGGAAACCTCATTCCCTCAAACTGGGTTTGTTCGTCGTTTTTCCCGTTTGCATTGAACGAAATCGAAGCAGGAAGTCTGCCGGTAATGCGTACCTTACACTTCAACGTACCGTTTTCGGTTTCACAATAACGCGGGCCGTTCAAGCTTCGGTAAGTCGAACGAAACTGAGGGGCAAATTCCGCCAGACCGATAGTATCCAATACCTCAGCAGCCATTTGACCGTACTCGCCGGCGGTCAATCCGTTTGTCTGAGTATATTTCAGATTGCCGAACAAAGACCTCAGATGGTCTTTTTCCTTATCGAAAAATTCATGCAATCCACTGTTCTGGCTGCCGTTCTTATTAGGTTTGCCGCTCGGACACAGTTCCTCGTGAACCCTCCTGCTTTCTTCATTTGCACCAAACCCCTTGGATTTTTTATATTCACCCAATGCAAGTTTGTAGTTTGCCACCCTCATACCGTGAAGTTGGACATCTCCGTTATAGAAAAAACGCGCATCACAATCGTCTGAATCCTGATACTTCTGCCCGTAACCGGGACCCGGCCGCTGGTTGATTTTTTCACATTTGCCGTACTTGGCTTCATATTCTTTCCTTGCATCCTGCCAAGTTGCAGGCGGGGCTTTAGGCAGCTTCGGACCGACGGGGGCTTCGCAATAATTCCCGGGGAATGCACCCTTCAACTGTTTCTTCGCCGCCGTCTCATCCCAATACGCCTCCCAAGGGCAAGTCATCATATTCGGATAACGTTTTTGATATTTCCGCTCGCTGATCAGGCAGTCCTTCCAATGCTGCGGATGAGTGGCAGGAATATTTTTAGGATAAGACCCCAAGTTACCCGCAAAATCGCTATAACCGCTCGAACCGAACACATAGTTGGTGTAATGGCAACTCGTATCCGACTTAGACGATGTCAAAACCACGACATACGATTTCTGGCAGCGGTATTTGACCGCCGGCAGCAGTCGGTCGCGCACGGTTTCATAATAACGCCGTGTCAGCGGCACCATCGGGTATTGCGCCTTAATCCTGTCGATACGGCTTTGCATATCCGAAGGTGCAGCATTCACCCCGTCGGTATCCGAACCGCCGTTATTGTGCAGG
This genomic window contains:
- the murU gene encoding N-acetylmuramate alpha-1-phosphate uridylyltransferase MurU, encoding MKVMILAAGRGERMRPLTDTTPKPLLDVVGKPLIGWHLCRLKQAGFTEVVINHAWLGRQIEDALGDGSAYGVNIAYSPEPAGGLETAGGIARALPLLGGQPFLVVNGDVLTDIDFTAAFQTASLLPEHISAHLWLVENPPHHPDGDFLLLPDGSVQSEVSGGNGLTFSGVGIYRPEMFDGIEAGSVAKLAPVLRGEMRQNRVSGQKHTGLWLDVGTVDRLKEAQAVAGAWM
- the hpaC gene encoding 4-hydroxyphenylacetate 3-monooxygenase, reductase component, which translates into the protein MTDLQKEFQTSFRDAMASCAAGVHVITTEGSAGRYGITMTAVTPVTDEPPTVMLCINRKARIIPILSENGSLCINTLADEHQDVAEHFAGLTNLSPEERFAYHIWHYGKTGQPEIEGALAHLHGHIVGQHEIGTHFVFYVRLDAIKNCVGKRPALLYFRRQFRSLD
- the hpaR gene encoding homoprotocatechuate degradation operon regulator HpaR; translated protein: MPTQSKHASINIGLIQAREALMTQFRPILNQANITDQQWRIIRLLAENGTLDFQDLANQACILRPSLTGILTRLEKAGLVVRLKPSNDQRRVFLKLTSEGESLYQEIGEEVDERYDAIEEVLSREKMMLLKDLLTELAQIDDLLNS
- a CDS encoding protein disulfide oxidoreductase, producing MKKKLLSGIKFAVQTALVFLLVSLCLDWMRKPDEPAGAAERPLTLLSGRQLTLGQFSRDRTVLVYFWGSWCGVCRYQSPIIDDLAADGVPVVGVAIRSGSSDEVSAYMKKRGLDFPSVNDEDGGLARSWQIKATPTVILVKNGKIVHYTTGISSYWGLRARIFQADVLS
- the apbC gene encoding iron-sulfur cluster carrier protein ApbC, which translates into the protein MNIQNIRTLLETVSIPNTARTLGSEKAVRSVEQRSDGIHIALHFGFPVAHIASETADRIQEILMPLTGDTHIHLSMDTEIGTHKVQPGVTTIKGVKNIIAVASGKGGVGKSTTTANLATAMARMGARVGVLDADLYGPSQPIMLGVDDRKPDQKNQKLIPVESSNGIQVMSIGFLVDTDQAVVWRGPMVSQALQQLMFQSEWDEVDYLFIDLPPGTGDIQLTLSQRIPVTGSVIVTTPQDIALIDAHKAVDMFRKVNIPILGVLENMSVHICSNCGHSEALFGTDGGKDLAARLNVPLLGQLPLSLPVREAMDGGAAAQLFDEHPAIAQIYTDAAFQIALSIADKGKDFSSRFPKIVVE
- the pilC gene encoding PilC family type IV pilus tip adhesin, translated to MKQRYITKNRRRLTAAKPLAASIFVALTASQSAQAIPFRDLPVYLQNTSTVSGTGKVRPNVVFLVDDSNFMNNGAGRTVIQHTFSDGKILIKVRDKNNNNAEIMRTLNPKNLMLDGGCPQITLADGRITEDPRYIDPSNGWCTKPLPPVSLQSIDPVAYQEFKELQIGDGNGGLKLTERLVKVKDALKAVVGKYGANANWGLQTLHNNGGSDTDGVNAAPSDMQSRIDRIKAQYPMVPLTRRYYETVRDRLLPAVKYRCQKSYVVVLTSSKSDTSCHYTNYVFGSSGYSDFAGNLGSYPKNIPATHPQHWKDCLISERKYQKRYPNMMTCPWEAYWDETAAKKQLKGAFPGNYCEAPVGPKLPKAPPATWQDARKEYEAKYGKCEKINQRPGPGYGQKYQDSDDCDARFFYNGDVQLHGMRVANYKLALGEYKKSKGFGANEESRRVHEELCPSGKPNKNGSQNSGLHEFFDKEKDHLRSLFGNLKYTQTNGLTAGEYGQMAAEVLDTIGLAEFAPQFRSTYRSLNGPRYCETENGTLKCKVRITGRLPASISFNANGKNDEQTQFEGMRFPAVLKQSDSWRNNYYNYDWVSDYYYFNPGKPSAGKSEKEKFSNYFGEYFSEHGFDQNQADANGTTRPGMKHLPGAGQCTAGSVDTVLDGDNGMGMFSRALAEKDIKSASDGRDAAGVSWDSDASSDPAGVDFGKQTVQTYTVNFNADEGTVRKEYLRNGASRDNMYYPVTDYKNLTKILDEILGKIQSDTKNTTGGAFSATAPAATGNSIPDLAAAVFLNPTTWSSRLRFYRLDASGYPDKARYVEPSFDNRKTLIKLGNNVYFTDKMDGVSGIGNHTFGIPAKSGNADEWKELLLPWTDRSGNDKALETLSQTKVGGADKYSQKYRVRPDAERHLGDILDSQVVAVGNTDAGNHREFMVTAANDGMVHIFKRGSKAPYDLKLSYIPANIPREDETGNASDLAKTLKDFAHSGYGNHPAHTYGVNGGFVVRQADVDGQKRVFMFGAMGQGGRGAYALDIGAVNGSQDAWNVTVPLFDAVDKDMGYTVGMPQMGRTYNNKSGYSGFLAGGYHTDAVQSNANKTALYVYDMFGKTLIRRIDVPTGMGGLSSPTLVDTDFDGVVDVVYAGDRGGNMYRFNVVDSDPSKWNYSIVYRGNPSQPITAAPAVSRRESNKYVVIFGTGSDLTAADTVSQATQSVYGIFDDVSWDSKNGGPKTAPNARGNELVKQNVSKNNDLIFLSNNEIDEKTKKGWKIDLAPGERVTLKPNMILRTAVVTIRNYTKKTVMTGASATGDLCIPDTQNSNTSTETTILAVNAEDGGGLTPRKTRLIPPAINNGGNNTSNCKNINGKIMCPNGYTFPGPLVPTYLDGKKIGDPPTSPDGDTGGSGNDDGPPDTVPNNKCFTSKGKRTLLMNNMSNLDVVGPLCGMKRISWREIFF